From the genome of Watersipora subatra chromosome 9, tzWatSuba1.1, whole genome shotgun sequence:
TATTTGCTCAATGTATATATTCATCAATCAAGCCAGAGGAAGTATCTATAGTCCTCAACAGTCTGCTGGCATCATGACAATATGCTGTCGGCTGTCGTTATTGTTAGGCTGCTGTCAGCTAACTAATACTCAGACGGATGTTTCTTaactaatatatttatttttttatgttttttgttacAATCAGTCAATATTACtccaattttttatatttatttatcaaaGAACTAGAAAAATAGAGCTTTAGAAGTAAATGCCATACATATTTGTGGTCTCATATTTTCCTTTGCATTATGCCTGCCTGTCATTTCCAGGAATAGTTATTATCTTcgtaataaacatattttattcatcTTTTCGGAAATGGTCAATCGGTGACCTATTCTAAAGGTTGGATCTGAGAATTAAACTATCTGCACCCAGACAACCTTTCAATTAAAGGCATGTTGTCCTAAATGCAATGCCATTATAGCTTCTGATCAGCCTTGTACAAACCGGAAGTGTTTAGTTCTCAGATGAAATTGAGCTTTTCTAAGAATGATTTATACAGTAGGTTAACCAAAACCACATTAACTGTAAAAAAAACACGCTGACAGAACAGCAATTCCATTTTCTGTGACCAAAGGGATAGTGACTCCTCTTAATTATTGAAATGGGTCACTTTGGTAGGCTATCAAATCAGACTCAAAACAAAAGAGTTACCCAACTAAGTATTAACAAGATGTGGTAGAAGCGGTGGTAGAAGCAGTGGTTGAACTGTATAGACTGGGAAGAGATTCTTTCCACATTGCACTAAATATCTCATCCTATAACCAACAGTTGGTTCTCCATGCAGTCTCATCAGGATGTTGCATTTCCTCAGGATATGTGTTGCCTTGTCTCCTTGCGCATAACTTAGTAAAACCAAAGCGGTGGGTACAGTGCTTGTTAGCATAATGCTCTCTCCGTTAGCCGCTTGAGAGAAGCTTTTAAGTGATTGACCGAACACTATATAGCTGTCATATTTTCAATTATACAAGTAAATAGCTGCAAGGGTGGTTTCAATACAGCAATTCATGATGCTGAAGGCTGTATGCATGGTTGATTGGTTGCCATGGTTGCACAGATTACCCTCATGCAAAACTTTGACTCCACAAAAATCAGTGAGTAACTTGTAACAATTTCAGTTCATCCAAAAGTGACTACTTCAACTAAACATAATATTGCAGTAatgtttcattattttgttttcctATTGACCTTCCATTGGCCTACATGTGTCTTTTTACTTCCGGTGTCTCTTTACCATCGATCTTTGTTGGTCGAGTTTGAGTGACTTCAGGGCAGCGCAGATGTGGATGTTGAGGCTGTTGCAGATATGGGTTTCTATTCTATAAATTCATTGATTTGGCATCCAATGATAGAGGCAAGTTATAGGGCTGCACAAGTATGACTTTTAGCAAGGCTTATAGAAGCCTTAGGGCTGCGCAGATGTGGATTGTAGGGCTATAAATTTCATACTTCGGCATGTAAAGATCTGTTAAAGATCAGCTTGCAcaaattttttgtagattttatcagacagtatcagtttttttataatttgcgattgtttgtaaagtttgatgtgatctgattgccaggatgttttaagattaacaTTGATAAAATTTGGTCACAATTagaacgctcagatcaagcgaaagtgtgattatgacatcacactttcgcttggatTCAGCAGTTGGCTTTCGTAGAGAGAGGTTGTGCTTTTTTCCACTCTCTCACAGCTTTATGTTAATAACTAAACTTTATCACAGCAACTACTTTACTTTACTTACTTGGATATTCTGTACTGCAAGTGGAGGAAGCGAGGGTGGTGATATCTCTATGAGCCACCCTCGAATCGGGTAAGTGCCTAGTACACTTTTCGATATGGGACCTAAAAAGGGAGCAGCTAAATCGACAGAGAATAGTGATCAGGAAGCCGGTCCAAAGCTTATCGACATTGACGAAAAATTAAACCTAATTCTTACTAAGCTTGGTAATATCGAATTTCGTCTCAATTTAATTGAGAGCAAACAGTCCGATTTTGAAAAGTCTCTCAATCACGTTCATCAAGAAAATGAGGGCATTCAACTCAAGCAGAGAGATTTATCCAAATCCATAGTAGAAATAGAATCTAAAATCGGTAAACTGGAAGGCTTAGAGTCTCGAATTGAAGCAGCAGAGTATGCTGAAAGAGCAAAATGTGTCGAGTTAAATGGGATTCCATATGATAAATCGGAAAATCTGAACCTTGCTTATCAGAAATTGCTAAGTTCCTTAAAATCTGATAAATTACCTACCACCATCGACAAGATATACCGCATTAGACAAAGCAAGCGCATCATCATAAAGTTCACCCAAACCAATCAGCGCAATGAGTTCTTCCAGCAATATCGAAAAAACATTCAATCCCTCTCAGCACTTGGTTTCAAAGAAACAGGAAGGATCTATATCAATGAAGTATTGAGTCGTGCTCAAAGCACACTTTTCTGGAAAACCCGGCAATTTAAAGTGGAATACAACTATAAATATGTGTGGACATCTAATCAAAGAATATATCTGCGTAAAACTCCTGACTCGGATGCCATCCCTATAAACTCTGAAGACGATTTAGAAACGCTAAAACTTCTTTAAATACTCCAGTGAACTTTTACTACTGAGCTTCCTGGCAAAATGGCAGATTCTGAATTGGATTTAGATCTAGATTGTCATGGATACtgtattaatgattttttgttcaGCCAGAGTTTCTTCGCTGACAAACTTTCAATACTTAACGTGAACTGCCAGAGccttagaaataaattttttctttttgaacaaTTTCTGGCATGTTGTAATGTTCCTTTTGATGTTATTTGTGTAACAGAAACATGGTTGAATGATGACGAgacaaaattttttgaaatttcaaattACACTTTTTCAGGTGCGCAACGTGCTACACGCGGAGGTGGAGCTGGGATCTATGTGCGAGATGGCGTTGGTGTGGAGGTGTTGCCGGCTGTGGACATTGCTGGGTCTGACACTCATTCTGTTGGACTGCATTTTGGTGTTTATGCTTCACCTATTATTCTAACTGTGATTTATCGGCAGCCCAGCGCAGGTGTTGCTGAATTTCTTGATGATCTTGAACGCCACATTTCTTCTTCTCACGCAAGTAATCACATCATTGCTGGTGATATCAACATTGATTATTTAGACAATTCAAGTGATGACTATGCCAACTTGTTAGCaacttactgtttttataacactATAACTATTGCAACCCACCATTTTAAGCCCTCAAACAAATGGACGTGCTTGGATCACATTTTGACAAACTTTGTTAGTCCGACAGTGACATCTGGAACTATAAGCGCAGACTTTAGTGACCACTTgcccacattttcattttttcacaaatttaaaaataatcaaccCATCTCCCGAAAAACTACTAATTCATATCCTGTAATTGATTATAAAAGTCTAAGAATCATGCTTGAAAACACTAATTGGgacaaaatcttttcaaatgATGTCGATTACTTCTATAACGctttttttgacaaattatcTGATTGTTCCCAGAAATGTAAATACCAAAAATCAGTAAACACTAAATCTAATCAAACTTTCTTAAAGCCATGGATGACTGAAAACCTTTTGTTGAGCATTAAAAAGAAATATCGTCTTCATAGAAAACTTCAATCTAACCCacttaatttaaaattgaagtGCCAATATAACAAACTTAGAAACGATGTTAGCAGGAATTTGAGGGActccaaatataattatttttcgcAAGCTTTCAATAGCTGCACCAGCTCAAAGCAGATTTGGCAGCTTGTAAACTATGAGCTTCTaggaaaacaaaagacaaatagCCATAAACAGCCTTCTAAACTGATTTGTTATCTTAATCCTGATGAACTAGCCATAACGGATGTTGaaaaagctaatgagctcaattccTTTTTTAGTAATATTGGTAAAAGACTGGCCTTGAAATTTGTAAACTTAGTACCTCAACCCCCTATCCAAAATCAAGCATTGTGGCTTGAAAATAATGCTGGTGAAGCTTTTGAATTCCAATACATCGATAtaactggtttattaaaaattgtagaTACAATAAATTCAAACAAAGCCTCTGGCCTAGATCAAATTTCTGCTAAATTTATGAAATCAGTTTCACAGAGTATTGCTTACCCTTTATGTAAGATTTTTAACAAATCACTAGAGACTGGGAAGGTACCTGATGcacttaaaaaagctaaaatattacctttgcaCAAAGGGGGTTCTTTAAATGAATGCGGTAATTTTCGTCCAAtttcaattctaccagtctttagtaaaatattggaaaaacttgttaatcaacaaattgttgattatttagaaaataaatcacttttatataaaaaccaaTTTGGATTCAGAAGAGCTAGAGGCACATCTGATGCCATCTCAACTTTTACTAACCAAATTCTAGAATCGTTTGACCGAAGTGAATGTGTTATaggaatttttatagatttcaggAAGGCCTTTGATACGATCGATCAcgcaatattatttaaaaaactagagcaatttaattttagtgAGTTAACCATCAGATGgatacaaagctatttaacccgCCGAacccaaacaacaaaaattaatgatacTTTTTCTAACGCTGACAATTTGACTTGTGGCGTACCTCAGGGCTCGGTGCTAGGCCCGACTTTATtcttaatttacataaatgatctttgtgattgtttaactcatctaactcctatattgtatgctgatgataccaatttgtttatgagttcaAAGAACCTAAACGACGATTTACCTAAAGTCCAATCTGATCTTGAAAAACTAGCTGATTGGTGTCAAACGAACAAATTAACCATTAACTTTGACAAaacctgttttactgtttttaaaaattaccagagcaaaattaaatttgatcagcctattctttttaataacacttttattaaagcaattgatgaagtcaaatttcttggagtgtcaattgataaaaatttgaactgGTCTTCCCACGCTCGTAAGCTTTTATTAGATTTACGGCCTATATCAGGCATCTTTTACCGCATAAGTGCTTTCATTCCAAAAAAATTGCTGATTATGCTTTATTACACACTTATTCACTCCAAATTATGCTATTCAATAGAAACTTATGGCATTGCATCCAAAATTCATCTTAGCAAAATAatacagtttcaaaagaaaattgtcAGAATCATTAACCGTAAGCCATTTGGATTTCCAACAAACGATTTATTTAAAACCtctgatattttaactattgataaattgcataaatataagttgcttattcaagcccataaattattttactcaaaatgtgatccagcactaccattttataatactcgtcatcaattactttctcttcccgtacctaatcatctaactttagccggtcaacgatcctcaaactttgcaacacctgcgctgtggaatcgactacctaattcaataagatcaataaaatgtctcggtaaatataaggtggaactgaggcaccatctccagtctggagagtgagtgttacggtctggtttttgtgctgctgactcgggctcgcgtaccactggctttgccatttcgcaatgggccccatcatcatttcttacttattgttattttttcacgcattggttaattatattttgtctcgagtattaattcaattgtgtaatctttaaaggtgaaataaaacacacacacacacacacacacacacacacacacacatctatagttgcaaagagatcgacagaatagagacttgtaatgctgcaatttgaacataatagctgatatcaactatagcaacgatagcaactattGACGTCATTTTTCTTAtgagtgatcaagttttatcaattttaatcaaaaagcATTTTGGCGATCAGATCACCTctaatatcaaaaacaatcgcaaatgatagcaaaatatcGATACTTCCTGATAAAATTTCCAAAATTATGTGTAAAATTTATCTGTAACATGACATGATGCAAGTTTTAATAAGGCGGTGCAGATAtgagttttaatgaaaaacacTTTTTCCTCCTCCCTAGCTAAAAGTTTTAGGGCAGCCCCTGCAGGAGAGCTTGAGATTTGCAATAACTGTAAGTAGATAACAACAGTTGATTTTCTAGAATAATTGCTTTGCATAGAGAAATAATTAGACTGAAGGGTCACTCATATTACTTCAGCTGATATGACTGTGGTCATTCATGACAATAGACTCAGTTCTGCATGGTTTCTTCAGCCTCAACAGCCATGAGTTAGAAGAAAACCAATACTTACACTCACAGGCTAGCCCAGTTTTTAACCACCAAACATTCAAGCTATCTAGTTCAGCCTTTGAAAAGTTGATTATAGTCATTCTTTGTAAACAATGGCTGCTATATAATATCAAGAATGTTGTTAAAGACACAAAAACAAGGTCAGATAAGTAAAAAACTCACCGGTCAAAAACATGTAGGCCTTTGTAAATTGACCTCTATGCTCGCTTGGCTGGCAGCATTCACTGCTAGTGATCCATGTGACCAATGTTAGTGACCAATGGTACAGCTTTATAAAGTACTACACAAAATAATATGAGTTGTTGAACACTACACTTTCAAGGCTAGTTACAAGCGAAAAGAACTTGTTGTGATCACTGACATTAACGACCCTATTAGCATATTATCCAACAAGTTAGTGTAATGTGCAGTCGAAAATTCAATAGTTTATATTGTGCATAAACATGCGCAGGTGGCGCGGGTCAAGACACCAGTTAGACCTTGCTTGCGCCTTATTGGCTGATTTGGCCAGTAGAAAGCAAACTGTTAAACGCAATCAAAATCAAAAACAGaatcaaaatataaatataaaacaatacaaaaatTGGCTCAATAATCATAACACAAGTCAAAAAACtcaaatcaaattaaaatcaGTCAAAATTAACCAGAATTAACAGGAAAAGGGTTTCTGAATCATTAAAAGTCGATAGCGGTTGTTAAAATTCAGTGAAGCAAATGATTTCAGATAAAACCTGTGAGTGCATTAGGGTGCATATGCAACTTTTTATAAGATATATGTTTATTCATCCAATCAATGTATATAGTCACCGACCAGGCCTGTTAGCGATGCCAAGTCAAACTTTGTACCCTTAACAGCATGACTACACAGGTAAAGGTTTCTCATCGTTGGAAGACTGAAGCTGGATACACCTTGTTTAGTAAGGTTGGCCTGTTAACATTAGCTTTCTCTTTGTTAGTTCCCATATATCATTGGTTAGTTCTGTTTGCAACTATAATCCATTGGATAACTCATTTTGTATCTCATATCCCATTGATTAATTCTGTTCTCACCGATATTTTATTGGGTAACTCACACTGAATATCATATCTCATTGTTTAGTTTTGTTTGCGGCATGATTTTTATTGTTGGAATGTTACCAAACATAGTAAACTTTTTAACtacagtgcaacctcggttctcgaacacaatccattccagaaggttggtcgaaaaccgagttgttcgagatctgaaacaGGTTTTCTCATTAGAATTAATATgtataagttttaatccgttccaagttgATTTAACCACCTcggtaatttattttttaacattttacaccataaactgtactgtatactgcatactataaataaaaacaggtagatgtagatcgtgtttaactttaataaaagattttttatctataaggattaaaaaagaaaacaaaaagtaaacactttatatgctttgctcttaggacatcaaaaacattaaaggttacgatacaatacaaaaaatcgcagaaattgataataaaacagcgaaaaaatgcaacagatcagttacatcaaaaatcgtgtgaaagaagaaaatagaaacaTCAATGGCAGGTTTACTTCAATCTTTGAAGatgaatcctcctccaaaacaatttagagtaactcgactggaggagttgtgtccctagaaaatctcttcggtagaggcgacgtcctcccagatggcttctttttataaaaaattaatgacGTGAAACTTCTCCCTTTTTTAGAACCTTCTGAAAGTGGTTCTTATCTACGTTAAACGTATACACACGCTGTTTCCAAAACTCTTGCGAATGTTTAATTCAAATGCGCatgttccggtttggtcgagaaccgaatttatggtcGAAATCtgagacaaacaaatctcaaattttttggtcgaaaaccgagttggtcgaaaAGCGATgcgttcgagaactgaggttgcACTGTATCTACAATTGATAGACAATCGCAAATAGTCTTGAACTTTTGACCTCTTTGACTCATAAACAATCAATGCAGGTGCTATTTACATTGTGCTCTTTAGCATATTTATATGCTGTTGCCCGAGTTCCCCACTTTCTCCAAGTTATATTATGCATATGCCCTGCCTTTTTCTAAAGCCTTTGGAAATCATAACTTACATTCTACACCCAATTACTTTACTTCTTAAATCTCATAAcccaaaaacttaaaaaattccTTTTCTTTCTAATGCAATTATTTCATAGACAAAAAGAAAAGCTGTCTATTCTATTGCCGTAAGTTATCTTCTCCTACTTCGCTATGCACAAATTTTTACACTTCTCCCTCTAATTGAGATTTTACAGTCAAATTTCTGTTGAGATTTGcttaaatgtataaaaatatgaatataagattttatttatgttattattttggCAGCGAGTTATTTATCTTTTCAaccttattttatttaacattttgttttacTGCCAGTTTCTCATTATTGTAACAGACCTTGAATATAAGGTCAGACCACGATACCAGAATCAGCAACTAGCTCCTATGCAGTGGTAACCAAGTCAATGGCAGGTTCAGCAATGTGCTTGTTAAAACCATTAGTTAGGGTTTTAAAGATGAAAGGTCTGTCACtattaattgttattatatttaactACATCAGTCTAGATGTTTGGCACAAACAAGAACCTGCTTGCTGCTGTCACTTGGTATTACATTAACTGCAAACCTCACTGGTTGAGTGGAGGCCACAGACATTCTTGATGTGAACCACACGGTGGCACTAACCCAAAAGAATCTGCTAGTTACCAGACTTTACTAGCTAGAAATCTGACTTTTAAATATGGCTGTGGACTTCTAACCACTTTCTCGGCCCCATTTTTTATCCCACAATCAACCTGAggctaaaattatttttttaaacttgaagGCTGCAACATCAAGAGACATGTTTATAGCCAGAGATCCTGCCGCACGCACTGCTTGCGATGTTGCTCTTCCATTTGTGTTTAGTCTCATTTCACAAGCTTTCAAAGCCAACTAGTCATCAACTTTGAAAAAGAacttattttaaacatttgttttgtttatttcaatttaattttgctTGTATACATTTAATGATTTCCAAAGATTACAAAGATGTGATGAACATTAGAGAAACAAAAACATAGCCTATAGTTTGAAAAGTATGCATATTCACACCACGGCTTGCAAGTTTAATTC
Proteins encoded in this window:
- the LOC137404929 gene encoding uncharacterized protein, with protein sequence MGPKKGAAKSTENSDQEAGPKLIDIDEKLNLILTKLGNIEFRLNLIESKQSDFEKSLNHVHQENEGIQLKQRDLSKSIVEIESKIGKLEGLESRIEAAEYAERAKCVELNGIPYDKSENLNLAYQKLLSSLKSDKLPTTIDKIYRIRQSKRIIIKFTQTNQRNEFFQQYRKNIQSLSALGFKETGRIYINEVLSRAQSTLFWKTRQFKVEYNYKYVWTSNQRIYLRKTPDSDAIPINSEDDLETLKLL